Below is a genomic region from Thermithiobacillus tepidarius DSM 3134.
GCCGGGCGCGGGAGCTTTTGCGCAACGTGACGCCGGTGGCGGCCTACTCGGATGTCTACTGGACCATCAATTTCCGCAGCCTGATGAACTTCTTCAACCTGCGGCGCAAGCCCGACGCCCAATACGAGATCCGCCAGTACGCCGACGCCGCCTTCGAGCTCTTCGCCGCGCGCATGCCGCTGCTGGCGGAGACCATGATGCAGGTGCTGCATGAGAAGGACGGGCAGTGAGCCGCTGACGCTGCGTTGCCCCGGCCGGCCGCATGCCGTTGGCGCCGCGCCCGCGACGGCGTCCTGACATGCTGGCGCCCTACGCCGCCGATCCTGCCAAAACCCGTGGCCGGCGCCACTCCGAGGCGCCGCCTCTGGGCCGCAGCGAGTTTCAGCGCGACCGGGACCGGGTCATCCACTCCAAGGCCTTCCGGCGCCTAGAGTACAAGACCCAGGTCTTCGTCAACCACGAGGGCGACCTGTATCGCACCCGGCTCACCCATTCCATCGAGGTGGGGCAGATCGCCCGCTCCATCGCCCGGCAATTGGGCTTGAACGAGGATCTGACCGAAGCCATCGCCCTGGCCCATGACCTAGGGCACACGCCCTTCGGGCACGCCGGCCAGGATGCCCTGAACGCCTGCATGCAGTCCTACGGCGGCTTCGAGCATAATCTGCAGTCGCTGCGGGTGGTGGACGAGCTGGAGGAGCGCTACGGCGCCTTCCCGGGCCTGAATCTCTGCTTCGAGACGCGCGAGGGCATCCTCAAGCACTGTTCGCCGGCGCGCGCGGCGGCGCTGGGCGAGGTGGGGCGGCGCTTCGTCGACGGCGGCCAGCCGAGCCTGGAGGCGCAGATCACCAATCTGGCCGACGAGATCGCCTACAACAATCACGACATCGACGACGGCCTGCGCTCCGGCCTGCTCACCCTGGAGCAGTTGAGCGAAGTGCCGGTATTCCGGCGGGTTTTCGAGCAGGTGCGGGCTCTCTATCCGGATGCCGGCGAGCGGGTGCTCGCTTACGAAACCATCCGGCGGCTCATCAGCCAGTTCGTCACCGATCTGGTGGAGACCACCCGGGCGCGCATCGAGGCGGCGGGGGTGGCCGGCATCGAGGACGTCCGCGCCCAGCGGGAGCCGCTGGCGACCTATTCGCCCGCGCTGCAGGCCCAGAACCGCGAACTGAAGCAGTTTTTGCGGCGCGGGCTGTACCGCCATCCGCAGGTGCACCGCCAGAGCGAAAAGGCCAAGCGCCTGGTGACCCGCTTGTTTCAGGCGCTATTCGAGGATCCGCGCTTGCTGCCGCTCAAGCATCAGCAGCGGGTGGCGGCATTGGAGCAGGAGCAGGGGCCGGCGGGGCGCGCCCGGGTGGTGGCCGATTATATTGCCGGGATGACCGATCGTTTCGCCATCGCCGAATTCGACAGACTTTTCGATCCCCACGGAGTCACCACATGCTGACGGGCTTTTTGTCGGGCGTGAGCACGGGCTTGAGCCTGCTGCTGCCCATTCTGCTGATCATTCTCATCCTGCTCTGGTTCTTCACGCCCTTCCTGCTGCTGCGGCAAATCCGGCTGCTGGCGGAGATCCGGGACCTGCTGGCGGCGCGGGGGGCAGATGCCGCGCCCGCGGATGCCACCGACCGGGCGGAGGAGCCGCGCTGAGGCCGCCTCGCGCGCAACGGCGCCGCAAGGCGTCCATCAAACTTTTCTAATATTTTGGGTCTAAGTTCGTTGAATGTGCGGGCGGGACGATAGTATACTTGCAGGTTCGACTGCCACCACGGCGATGCTCGGGTCGGCGCGCGCCGCCGAGATTCTGTGACCCTGGGCGAGGGCTTACTCACTGTGAACGATCTGAAACACTCCCTATATTCTCCCGAATTCGAAAAAGATTCCTGTGGCTTTGGTCTGATTGCCCAGATGGACAACGTGCCGAGCCACTACATCGTGGCCACCGCCATTGGCGCGCTGGGCTGCCTGACCCATCGCGGTGCCGTGGCCGCCGACATGAAGAGCGGCGACGGTTGCGGCATTCTGGCGCAGATGCCCGAGGCCTTCATGCGGCAGGTGGCCGCCGAGCAGGGCTGGATTCTCGGCGAGTGCTTCGGCGTCGGCCAGTTCTTCCTGTCGCCCGACGCGGGCCGCGCGCAGGCCTGCCGTGACGCCATCGCGGCCGAGGCCCGGGCCTTGGGGCTCGAGTTCGCCGGCTGGCGCGAGGTGCCCACCAATGGCGAGGCCGCCTGCGGCGTCGAAGCCCTGAAGAGCCAGCCCGCGGTCTGGCAGGCTTTCATCAATGCGCCGGCCGGCCTGGCGGCGGACGCCTTCGAGCGCCAGCTCTTCGTGCTGCGCAAGCGCGCCGAGAAGCAGTTCGCCGATGACGGCTACTTCTTCGCCGTGACCTGCTCGTCCAAGGTGGTGGGCTACAAGGGCCTGGTCATGCCCGCCCACCTGCCCGACTTCTACCCGGACCTGCGCGACGAGCGCTTCGCCTCCGCGCTGGTCACCTATCATCAGCGCTTTTCCACCAATACCTGGCCCGAGTGGCGCCTGTGCCAGCCCTTCCGCGTGCTGGCCCACAACGGCGAGCTGAACACGCTGCAGGCCAATCGCTCCTGGGCCAAGGCGCGCGAGGCCAACCTGTCCTCGCCCTACTTCGAGAACATGGACGACATCCGGCCCATCGTCGGCGGCGGCTCGGACTCCTACAGCCTGGACAACATGCTGGAGACCCTGCTCATGGGCGGGGTGGACTTCTTCAAGGCCGTGCGCCTGCTGGTGCCCTCCGCCTGGCAGAACATGGAGAGCCTCGATCCGGACCTGCGCGCCTTCTACGAGTACAACAGCATGCGCATGGAGCCGTGGGACGGCCCGGCCGGCCTCGTCTTCAACACCGGCGACATCGCCGCCTGCATGCTCGACCGCAACGGCCTGCGCCCGGCCCGCTACGTGATCACCAAGGACCGCGTCATCAACATCGCCTCCGAGGTGGGCGTGTTCAACTACACCCATCAGGACGTGCTGGTGAAGGGCCGCGTCGGTCCGGGCCAGATGGTGGCGGTGGACCTGCATAGCGGCGCGTTCCTGGACAGCAACGCCATCGATGCCCGGCTCAAGCAGTCGCAGCCTTATCGCCAGTGGCTGCGGGATCACACCGTGCACCTGCCCGCCGATCCGGAGGCGCCGGAAGAGCCGGCCCAGAGCCTGGGCGACGAGCTGCCCGTCTTCGAGAAGGCCTACGGCGTCAGCCTGGAGGAGCGCGATCAGGTCATCCGCGTGCTGGCCGAGGACGGCCAGGAGGCGGTGGGCTCCATGGGCGACGACACCCCCATGGCGGTGCTGTCGCGCCAGGTGCGCCACATCGCCGACTACTTCCGCCAGCAGTTCGCCCAGGTGACCAACCCGCCCATCGATCCGCTGCGCGAGGCGGTGGTCATGTCCCTGAACACGGCTTTCGGCAGCGAGTCCAACCTGTTCGAGGAAAAGGCGGAGTTCGCCCGCCGCATCGAGGTGCACTCCCCGGTCCTGCCCGACGACAAGTTCCAGGCGCTGACCAGCCGGCCCGAGCCGGAATTCCGCGCCGGCTTCCTCGACATGACCTACGCCAGCGGCGAGGGCAATCTGGAACTTGCCATCGCGGCGCTGGCGGAGGCGGCGGTGGCGGCCGTGCGCCAGGGCACCGTGATCCTGGTGCTGTCCGACCGCCAGTTGGCCCGCGACCGGCTCTACATCCCGGCCATGATGGCCGTTGGCGCGGTGCACCACGCCCTGATCGACGCCGGCCTGCGCACGCGCTGCAACCTGATCGTGGAGACTGCCACCGCGCGCGATCCGCACCACTTCGCCAGCCTGATCGGCTACGGCGCCACCGCGGTCTACCCCTATCTCGCCTACGAGATCATCCGCGACATGGGCCGCCGGCGCCAGTTCACCCAGCCGGTGACGGTGGAGAAGGCCCTGCAGAACTACCGCAAGGGCATCAACAAGGGCCTCTACAAGATCATGTCCAAGATGGGCATCTCCACCATCGCCAGCTATCGGGGCTCCCAGCTCTTCGAGGCCATCGGCCTCGATCGCCGGGTGGTGGAGCGCTGCTTCACGGGCACGGTCTCGCGCCTGGAAGGCGCTTCCTTCGAGGACTTGGAGGCGGACGTCCGCCAGCTGCTGCGTGACGCCTACAGCCCGCGCAAGAAGCAGAGCGCCGGCGGATTGCTGAAATTCATGCACGGCGGCGAATACCACGCCTACAACCCGGACGTGGTGATCAACCTGCAGCGCGCGGTGAAGTCCGGCGATTACGGCGACTACAAAGTCTTCGCCGAGCTGGTCAACCAGCGCGGCGTGGCCACCCTGCGCGATCTCCTGAAGTTCAAGGAGACGCAGCCCATCTCCATCGATGAGGTGGAGTCGGTGGAGAGCCTCACCAAGCGCTTCGATTCGGCGGCCATGAGCCTGGGCGCCCTGTCGCCCGAGGCGCACGAGGCGCTGGCCATCGCCATGAACACCCTGGGCGGGCGCTCCAATTCCGGCGAGGGCGGCGAGGACCCGGTGCGCTACGGCACCAACAAAATGAGCAAGATCAAGCAGATCGCCTCGGGCCGCTTTGGCGTGACGCCGGAGTACCTGATCAACGCCGAGGAGCTGCAGATCAAGGTCGCCCAGGGCGCCAAGCCCGGCGAGGGCGGTCAGTTGCCGGGCCACAAGGTCAACGGCCTCATCGCCCGCCTGCGCTATGCCAAGCCCGGCGTGGCCCTGATCAGCCCGCCGCCGCACCACGACATCTACTCCATCGAGGACTTGGCCCAGCTGATCTTCGACCTCAAGCAGATCAACCCGGCCGCCTACGTGTCCGTGAAGCTGGTGGCCGAGGCCGGGGTGGGCACCATCGCCGCCGGCGTGGCCAAGGCCTATGCCGATCGCATCGTCATCGCCGGCTACGACGGCGGCACCGGCGCCAGCCCGCTGAGTTCGGTGAAGTATGCCGGCAGCCCGTGGGAGCTGGGCCTGTCCGAAACCCACGTGACCCTGCGCCGCAACCACCTGCGCCACCGGGTGCGCCTGCAGACGGACGGCGGCCTGAAGACCGGCCTCGACGTGGTCAAGGCGGCGCTGCTGGGCGCCGAGAGCTTCGGCTTCGGCACCGCGCCCATGATCGCCATGGGCTGCAAGTACCTGCGCATCTGCCACCTGAACAACTGCGCCACCGGCGTGGCGACCCAGGACGATGGGCTGCGCAAGCACTTCATCGGCCTGCCGGACATGGTCATCAACTACTTCCGCTTCGTCGCCCAGGAAGTGCGCGAGATCATGGCCAGCCTCGGCGTGCGGCGCTTCGACGAGCTGGTGGGCATGACCCAGCTGCTGGAGCCTGTGGCGGGCGAGACGCAAAAGCAGCAGCGCCTGGACATCCGGCCCATCCTGGCCAACGCGGCCATGGGCGCCGAGGCGGACAGCAACATCCAGACCCAGCCGCGCAACGAGCCCTTCGACAAGGGCCAACTGGCGGAGCAGATGGTGGCCGACGCCATGCCCGGGATCGAGCAGAAGATCGCCACCCGCCTGCATTACCGGGTGCGCAACACCAACCGTTCCATCGGCGCGCGCCTGGCCGGCGAGATCGCCCGGCGCCACGGCAACACCGGTATGCCCGCGGACACCATCCAGATCGACCTGGAGGGCACGGCGGGGCAGTCCTTCGGCGCTTTCAACATCCAGGGCCTGCGCCTGACCCTGACCGGCGATGCCAACGACTACGTGGGCAAGGGCATGAACGGCGGCACCCTGATCATCAAGCCGCCGGCGGGTGTGTCCTATGCCAGCCAGGAGTCGGTCATCGTCGGCAACACCTGCCTCTACGGCGCCACCGGCGGTCGGCTCTATGCCGCGGGCATGGCCGGCGAGCGCTTCGGGGTGCGTAACTCCGGCGCGGTGGCGGTGGTGGAGGGCCTAGGCGATCACGGCTGCGAGTACATGACCGGCGGCATGGTCACGGTGCTCGGCGAGACCGGCGTCAACTTCGGCGCCGGCATGACCGGCGGCCTGGCCTTCGTCTATGACGCCCACGGCCGTTTCGCCGACCGTCTGAACCGGGAACTGGTGGACATCCACCGGGTCCATATCGAGTCCATGGAAGGCTACGCCACCCTCTTGCGCCGTCAGGTGCAGGAGCACGTGCAGGCTACCGGCAGCACTTACGCCGAGGGCCTCCTGGACCGCTGGGACGAGGTGCTTCGCCACTTCTGGCTGGTCGCCCCCAAGGCGGCGCGGCTGGAGGTGCTGCTGGAAGAAGCGAGCTAAATCGGTGAGCGGCGGGTTCGCGAGGCGGGCAGGCCGCCACGCCTTGCGCCTCACCCCTCACGCTAAGAAGAGGTAAGAATGGGAACCTTTTCCTTTGTCAAAACGCCCCGCAATGATCCGCCCAAGGAAGCGGCGGAGAAGCGGTCGAAAGAGTTCAAAGAGATCTACGCCAAGTTCGACCTGGAATCGGCCAAGCTGCAGGCGGAGCGCTGCCTGAGCTGCGGCAATCCCTATTGCGAATGGCGCTGCCCGGTTCACAACTACATCCCCAACTGGCTGCAGCTGGTGGTGGAGGACCGCATCCACGAGGCCGCCGATCTCTCCAACCTGACCAACACCCTGCCCGAGGTGTGCGGGCGCGTGTGTCCGCAGGACCGCTTGTGCGAGGGGGCCTGTACCCTGAACGACGGCTTCGAGGCGGTGACCATCGGCGCGCTGGAGCGCTTCATCACCGAGGAGGCCCTGGCGCGCGGCTGGCAGCCCAAGAAGCCCGAGGTGCAGCCGAGCGGCAAGCGGGTGGCCATCATCGGCGCCGGCCCGGCCGGGCTGGGCTGTGCCGACATCCTGACCCGCAACGGCGTCGAGGCGGTGGTCTATGACCGCTATCCGCGCGTGGGCGGCCTGCTGACCTTCGGCATTCCCGAGTTCAAGATGGAAAAGCAGGTCATGCAGCGTCGCGCCGACCTGCTGGCCGAGATGGGCGTCAAGTTCGTGCTCAATACCGAAGTGGGGCGCGACGTCATGCTGGAGGATCTGCTCAAGGAGTATGACGCCGTCTTCCTGGGCATGGGCACCTACCGCTACAAGCAGGGCGGCTTCCCCGGCGAGGACCTGCCCGGCGTCTACGCCGCGCTCGACTTCCTGATCGGCAACGTGCGCCACAACCTGGAGCTGCCCCAGGAGAACACGCCCTTCGTCAGCATGGCCGGCAAGCGCGTGGTGGTGCTGGGCGGCGGCGACACGGCCATGGACTGCACCCGCACCAGCATCCGCCAGGGTGCTGCCAGCGTGATCTGCGCCTACCGCCGCGACGAGAAGAACATGCCCGGCTCCAAGCGCGAGGTGGCCAACGCCCGCGAGGAAGGGGTCCAGTTCCTCTTCAACCGCCAGCCGGTGGAAATCGTCGGCAACGGCCGGGTGGAGGGCGTGAAGCTGGTGGAGACCCGCCTGGGCGAGCCGGACGCCAAGGGCCGCCGGCGGCCCGAGGTGGTGCCCGGCTCCGAGGAGATCCTGCCCGCCGACGCCGTGATCATCGCCTTTGGCTTCGATCCCTCGCCGGCCGCCTGGTTCGCCGACTTCGGCATCGAGCTGGACGAGCGCGGCCGGGTCAAGACCGACGTGCGCTTCCAGACCAGCAATCCCAAGATCTTTGCCGGCGGCGACATGCGCCGCGGCTCCGATCTGGTGGTGACCGCGGTGGACGAGGGCCGCAAGGCGGCCGAAGGCATCCTGGACTACCTGGGAGTCTGAGCTCCGCGCAGCCCGATCGTTCGTGACAGAGCCGCCCGACCCCGGGCGGCTTTTTTGAATGGGATATCCGATGACGCCGCTACAAAACGATACTTTCCTGCGCGCCTGCCTGCGCCAGCCCACCGACTATACGCCGGTCTGGATGATGCGCCAGGCCGGGCGCTATCTGCCCGAATACCGGGCTACCCGGGCCAAGGCAGGCTCCTTCCTGGATCTGTGCATGAGCCCGGAGCTGGCCACGGAGGTCACTCTCCAGCCGCTCGAGCGCTTCCCCCTGGACGCGGCCATCCTGTTCTCCGACATTCTCACCGTGCCCGGCGCCATGGACCTTGGCCTGCGCTTCGCCGAGGGCGAGGGGCCGGTGTTCGAGCGGCCGGTGCGCAGCGCGGCCGACGTGGACCGGCTCTTCGTGCCCGATCCCGAGGGCGAACTCCGCTACGTCATGGACGCGGTGCGCTCCATCCGCCGCGCCCTGAACGGCCGCGTGCCGCTCATCGGCTTCGCCGGCAGCCCGTGGACCCTGGCCACCTACATGGTGGAAGGCGGCGGCAGCAAGGAGTTCGCCCGCATCAAAGGCATGCTCTACGGCGAGCCGGCCACCCTGGCCAGGCTCCTCGACCTCCTGGCCCGCAGCGTGACCGCCTACCTCAACGCCCAGGTGGCGGCCGGCGCCCAGGCCCTGATGATCTTCGATACCTGGGGCGGCGTGCTGACCCCGCGCGACTATCGCAATTTCTCCCTCAACTACATGGCTCAGATCGTCAGCGGCCTGACCCGCGAGGCCGAGGGCCGGCGCGTGCCCGTCATCCTCTTCACCAAGGGCGGCGGCCAGTGGCTGGAGACGATGGCGGAGGCCGGCGCGGACGTGCTGGGCGTGGACTGGACCACAGAGCTCGGCGACGCCCGCCGCCGCGTCGGGCACAAGGTCGCCCTGCAGGGCAACATGGACCCGTCCGTGCTCTACGCCGATCCGGAGCGCATCCGCGCCGAGGTGCATTATATCCTGGACAGCTTCGGTCCCGGCTCCGGCCATGTCTTCAATCTCGGCCACGGCATCCACCAGCACGTGGAGCCGGAACATGCGGCGGCTTTCGTGGCGGCGGTGCATGAGCTGTCGAGGGCGTATCATCGGTAGGACGTAGCTTGGGCTGAGCTTGCTTCAGCCCAACGGTTTGAGGGGTGGAGCGGGCTGCGCCCGCGGCTGGTTGGATGTCGGGCTGCCCGACAGCCGGTTGCTTTTCTGGTGCGCCCCGGAAAAGTAACCGACAGAAGGCGCCCCGGCCCGCCGCCTGGCGCGACGCGGCGGGACAACGAAGCGGAAAAACCAAAACCCTGAACCCCGCTGCCGCCACTGGCCATGGGAGCGGGCTTGCCCGCGATCAACCATGCCAGTCGCCCCTGCATCGCGAGCCAGCTCGCTCCTACGGCCCCGGAGCCAGCCCCTCAGCGCTTGGCACGGCACCGCACAGCCGCCCGGCATACCTGCTCCCGCCGGGCGCGGGCAAGGTGAGGGGATAATCTTGCGAGTACCCGGGCATGGCTCCCGGGTCGCGTTGCCGCCTCCGGCCGTAGGAGCGGGTTGGCCCGCGATCCGTCGTTCCGGCCGCATCGGATGGTGGACCAACCCGCGCCGGCAATGCCGGGCAGCGGCGCCGCCCCTGGGTTCATGCCGGGGTGCCGTCAATGGCTGCCCGCGCCCGGATCGCCCGAACCCGGAGCCTTTGGGCTGCTCCTGCACATCAGTTCTCACCCAAGAGCACGCGCTCGCCCTGCTCCCTCTCCCCCAGCAGCGCATGCACTGCCTGGTACATCCGCCAGAAATCCGGCAGGTCCTCGGTCCAGAACCGCCAGGACAGCAGAGGCTGCTCCTTGAATTCCA
It encodes:
- a CDS encoding deoxyguanosinetriphosphate triphosphohydrolase, whose amino-acid sequence is MLAPYAADPAKTRGRRHSEAPPLGRSEFQRDRDRVIHSKAFRRLEYKTQVFVNHEGDLYRTRLTHSIEVGQIARSIARQLGLNEDLTEAIALAHDLGHTPFGHAGQDALNACMQSYGGFEHNLQSLRVVDELEERYGAFPGLNLCFETREGILKHCSPARAAALGEVGRRFVDGGQPSLEAQITNLADEIAYNNHDIDDGLRSGLLTLEQLSEVPVFRRVFEQVRALYPDAGERVLAYETIRRLISQFVTDLVETTRARIEAAGVAGIEDVRAQREPLATYSPALQAQNRELKQFLRRGLYRHPQVHRQSEKAKRLVTRLFQALFEDPRLLPLKHQQRVAALEQEQGPAGRARVVADYIAGMTDRFAIAEFDRLFDPHGVTTC
- a CDS encoding FAD-dependent oxidoreductase, translated to MGTFSFVKTPRNDPPKEAAEKRSKEFKEIYAKFDLESAKLQAERCLSCGNPYCEWRCPVHNYIPNWLQLVVEDRIHEAADLSNLTNTLPEVCGRVCPQDRLCEGACTLNDGFEAVTIGALERFITEEALARGWQPKKPEVQPSGKRVAIIGAGPAGLGCADILTRNGVEAVVYDRYPRVGGLLTFGIPEFKMEKQVMQRRADLLAEMGVKFVLNTEVGRDVMLEDLLKEYDAVFLGMGTYRYKQGGFPGEDLPGVYAALDFLIGNVRHNLELPQENTPFVSMAGKRVVVLGGGDTAMDCTRTSIRQGAASVICAYRRDEKNMPGSKREVANAREEGVQFLFNRQPVEIVGNGRVEGVKLVETRLGEPDAKGRRRPEVVPGSEEILPADAVIIAFGFDPSPAAWFADFGIELDERGRVKTDVRFQTSNPKIFAGGDMRRGSDLVVTAVDEGRKAAEGILDYLGV
- the gltB gene encoding glutamate synthase large subunit — translated: MNDLKHSLYSPEFEKDSCGFGLIAQMDNVPSHYIVATAIGALGCLTHRGAVAADMKSGDGCGILAQMPEAFMRQVAAEQGWILGECFGVGQFFLSPDAGRAQACRDAIAAEARALGLEFAGWREVPTNGEAACGVEALKSQPAVWQAFINAPAGLAADAFERQLFVLRKRAEKQFADDGYFFAVTCSSKVVGYKGLVMPAHLPDFYPDLRDERFASALVTYHQRFSTNTWPEWRLCQPFRVLAHNGELNTLQANRSWAKAREANLSSPYFENMDDIRPIVGGGSDSYSLDNMLETLLMGGVDFFKAVRLLVPSAWQNMESLDPDLRAFYEYNSMRMEPWDGPAGLVFNTGDIAACMLDRNGLRPARYVITKDRVINIASEVGVFNYTHQDVLVKGRVGPGQMVAVDLHSGAFLDSNAIDARLKQSQPYRQWLRDHTVHLPADPEAPEEPAQSLGDELPVFEKAYGVSLEERDQVIRVLAEDGQEAVGSMGDDTPMAVLSRQVRHIADYFRQQFAQVTNPPIDPLREAVVMSLNTAFGSESNLFEEKAEFARRIEVHSPVLPDDKFQALTSRPEPEFRAGFLDMTYASGEGNLELAIAALAEAAVAAVRQGTVILVLSDRQLARDRLYIPAMMAVGAVHHALIDAGLRTRCNLIVETATARDPHHFASLIGYGATAVYPYLAYEIIRDMGRRRQFTQPVTVEKALQNYRKGINKGLYKIMSKMGISTIASYRGSQLFEAIGLDRRVVERCFTGTVSRLEGASFEDLEADVRQLLRDAYSPRKKQSAGGLLKFMHGGEYHAYNPDVVINLQRAVKSGDYGDYKVFAELVNQRGVATLRDLLKFKETQPISIDEVESVESLTKRFDSAAMSLGALSPEAHEALAIAMNTLGGRSNSGEGGEDPVRYGTNKMSKIKQIASGRFGVTPEYLINAEELQIKVAQGAKPGEGGQLPGHKVNGLIARLRYAKPGVALISPPPHHDIYSIEDLAQLIFDLKQINPAAYVSVKLVAEAGVGTIAAGVAKAYADRIVIAGYDGGTGASPLSSVKYAGSPWELGLSETHVTLRRNHLRHRVRLQTDGGLKTGLDVVKAALLGAESFGFGTAPMIAMGCKYLRICHLNNCATGVATQDDGLRKHFIGLPDMVINYFRFVAQEVREIMASLGVRRFDELVGMTQLLEPVAGETQKQQRLDIRPILANAAMGAEADSNIQTQPRNEPFDKGQLAEQMVADAMPGIEQKIATRLHYRVRNTNRSIGARLAGEIARRHGNTGMPADTIQIDLEGTAGQSFGAFNIQGLRLTLTGDANDYVGKGMNGGTLIIKPPAGVSYASQESVIVGNTCLYGATGGRLYAAGMAGERFGVRNSGAVAVVEGLGDHGCEYMTGGMVTVLGETGVNFGAGMTGGLAFVYDAHGRFADRLNRELVDIHRVHIESMEGYATLLRRQVQEHVQATGSTYAEGLLDRWDEVLRHFWLVAPKAARLEVLLEEAS
- the hemE gene encoding uroporphyrinogen decarboxylase, producing MTPLQNDTFLRACLRQPTDYTPVWMMRQAGRYLPEYRATRAKAGSFLDLCMSPELATEVTLQPLERFPLDAAILFSDILTVPGAMDLGLRFAEGEGPVFERPVRSAADVDRLFVPDPEGELRYVMDAVRSIRRALNGRVPLIGFAGSPWTLATYMVEGGGSKEFARIKGMLYGEPATLARLLDLLARSVTAYLNAQVAAGAQALMIFDTWGGVLTPRDYRNFSLNYMAQIVSGLTREAEGRRVPVILFTKGGGQWLETMAEAGADVLGVDWTTELGDARRRVGHKVALQGNMDPSVLYADPERIRAEVHYILDSFGPGSGHVFNLGHGIHQHVEPEHAAAFVAAVHELSRAYHR